From Aptenodytes patagonicus chromosome 1, bAptPat1.pri.cur, whole genome shotgun sequence, one genomic window encodes:
- the KEL gene encoding kell blood group glycoprotein isoform X2, with translation MRTLPETCDQELRTGAKKERCLQGKSLLLCTLLLSTLLGFTLLITYIMMTCGLGSCDDELGLTLLARLLNSRNDTVDPCEDFYKYACGSWEGKHSSRTTEESLNVFDVLLEENQLILKRLLEGPQFGIRGSAKEKAIQFYRSCMDTQRIESQGTQPLKDLLNQVGGWNITGVGKAKDFNETLQTLMSRYSTFPFFRVHIGPSPSDLKTNIIQIDHPEFEMPPESKFKEKNYLERVVTPLQERQQRGMLFFRTTIRELQEKAPAIDWLSCLQAVFHPMPMNLSQPIAVHDMDYIRGMSQLIEQWHKERVPHIYMILHLVGNLSPALDSRFQDARLELSKILYGKMGSRMIPDERWRKCLTDTSFFFEPVLGQMIVQEIFPQQTKKLAEQMFSEIQDALYGQLDQLEWMDEQTRQEAKVLISRLQVEIGYPAHILQTAKVNLEYQNLEINEDTFFLNVVACLKVLRENSYLKPLQHHSRDNWHVSPWTVHSYYSIRHHTVVFPAGMFRSPFFHMEFPSAVNFGAIGVFMAHELLHTFYGYVLPGGCPTCNRSALQKSIDCLVEQYESSGFKVNGTFTLLENSADTGGLAIAYQAYKNWLKKHKEKDLPKIGLSHDQLFYLSFAHAMCGHQDPEKLQSSPNTDPHSPLPLRVCGPVSNSQDFAKHFHCSSGSPMNPDNKCRIW, from the exons acCTGTGACCAGGAGCTGAGAACAGGTGCAAAGAAAGAACGATGCCTTCAGGGGAAAAGCCTACTTCTGTGTACACTTCTTCTCAGTACTCTCCTTGGCTTTACACTGCTTATCACCTACATCATGATGACTTGTGGTCTAG GATCCTGTGATGACGAGCTGGGTCTTACACTGTTGGCCAGACTCCTGAATTCTAGGAATGACACTGTAGACCCCTGTGAGGATTTCTACAAATATGCCTGTGGCAGCTGGGAAGGCAAACACTCAAGCAGAACCACAGAAGAATCACTAAATGTATTTGATGTTTTGTTGGAAGAAAACCAGTTGATCCTGAAAAGGCTTTTAG aggGCCCACAGTTTGGGATAAGAGGCTCAGCTAAGGAGAAAGCAATCCAGTTCTATCGCTCCTGCATGGATACCCAACGGATAGAATCCCAAGGAACTCAACCATTGAAGGACCTCCTAAATCAG GTTGGTGGATGGAATATCACAGGTGTGGggaaagcaaaagattttaatGAAACTCTCCAGACTCTCATGAGCAGATACAGCACCTTTCCCTTTTTCAGAGTCCACATTGGACCTAGTCCTTCTGACCTCAAGACCAATATTATTCAG ATTGATCATCCTGAGTTTGAGATGCCACCTGAGAGtaaattcaaagagaaaaattatcttGAG CGAGTTGTCACCCCactgcaggaaaggcagcagaggggGATGCTGTTCTTTCGCACTACCATTAGGGAGCTACAG GAAAAGGCACCTGCTATTGACTGGCTGTCATGTCTCCAGGCTGTCTTCCATCCTATGCCAATGAACCTCTCTCAGCCAATTGCAGTGCATGACATGGATTACATAAGAGGCATGTCACAGCTCATCGAACAATGGCACAAGGAAAG GGTCCCTCACATTTATATGATTCTTCATCTGGTTGGGAATCTCTCCCCAGCCCTTGACAGTCGATTCCAAGATGCACGCCTGGAGCTATCTAAGATTCTTTATGGAAAAATGGGATCTAGAATG ATCCCAGATGAGCGCTGGAGGAAGTGCTTGACTGATACCAGCTTTTTCTTTGAGCCAGTTCTAGGGCAGATGATTGTGCAAGAAATCTTCCCTCAGCAGACCAAGAAACTT GCGGAGCAGATGTTCTCTGAGATCCAAGATGCCCTCTATGGCCAACTGGATCAGTTAGAGTGGATGGATGAACAGACTCGCCAAGAGGCTAAAGTCTTG ATTTCCAGACTACAAGTGGAGATTGGCTATCCAGCTCACATACTCCAGACTGCCAAAGTGAACCTGGAATACCAGAAT TTGGAGATAAATGAAGACACTTTTTTCCTCAATGTGGTGGCTTGCTTGAAAGTACTGAGGGAAAATTCCTACTTGAAACCCCTTCAGCATCACTCACGGGATAA CTGGCATGTGTCCCCCTGGACTGTGCATTCATATTACTCAATAAGGCACCACACGGTGGTCTTTCCTGCTGGAATGTTCCGCAGCCCTTTTTTCCACATGGAGTTTCCCAG tgctgtgaaCTTTGGAGCCATCGGGGTCTTCATGGCGCATGAACTTCTTCACACATTCTATGGTTATG tgctGCCTGGGGGCTGTCCTACATGCAACAGGAGTGCACTACAGAAATCTATAGACTGCTTGGTTGAACAGTATGAAAGCTCTGGCTTTAAGGTCAATGGTACTTTTACACTGTTGGAGAATTCAGCTGATACTGGAGGGCTCGCCATTGCTTACCAG GCCTATAAGAATTGGCTGAAAAAGCACAAAGAGAAGGATTTACCTAAGATTGGACTTTCACACGACCAGCTTTTCTACCTCAGTTTTGCTCAT gCAATGTGTGGACACCAGGATCCTGAGAAACTACAGTCTTCCCCGAACACAGATCCGCACAGTCCCTTGCCACTTCGTGTCTGTGGGCCTGTCAGCAATAGCCAGGACTTTGCCAAGCACTTCCACTGTTCCAGTGGATCCCCAATGAACCCAGACAACAAGTGCCGCATCTGGTAA
- the KEL gene encoding kell blood group glycoprotein isoform X1 has translation MRTLPETCDQELRTGAKKERCLQGKSLLLCTLLLSTLLGFTLLITYIMMTCGLGSCDDELGLTLLARLLNSRNDTVDPCEDFYKYACGSWEGKHSSRTTEESLNVFDVLLEENQLILKRLLEGPQFGIRGSAKEKAIQFYRSCMDTQRIESQGTQPLKDLLNQVGGWNITGVGKAKDFNETLQTLMSRYSTFPFFRVHIGPSPSDLKTNIIQIDHPEFEMPPESKFKEKNYLEVLRVYLSYLKKLGGLLGGPQDGPPDSFSLTLSFISNLQRVVTPLQERQQRGMLFFRTTIRELQEKAPAIDWLSCLQAVFHPMPMNLSQPIAVHDMDYIRGMSQLIEQWHKERVPHIYMILHLVGNLSPALDSRFQDARLELSKILYGKMGSRMIPDERWRKCLTDTSFFFEPVLGQMIVQEIFPQQTKKLAEQMFSEIQDALYGQLDQLEWMDEQTRQEAKVLISRLQVEIGYPAHILQTAKVNLEYQNLEINEDTFFLNVVACLKVLRENSYLKPLQHHSRDNWHVSPWTVHSYYSIRHHTVVFPAGMFRSPFFHMEFPSAVNFGAIGVFMAHELLHTFYGYVLPGGCPTCNRSALQKSIDCLVEQYESSGFKVNGTFTLLENSADTGGLAIAYQAYKNWLKKHKEKDLPKIGLSHDQLFYLSFAHAMCGHQDPEKLQSSPNTDPHSPLPLRVCGPVSNSQDFAKHFHCSSGSPMNPDNKCRIW, from the exons acCTGTGACCAGGAGCTGAGAACAGGTGCAAAGAAAGAACGATGCCTTCAGGGGAAAAGCCTACTTCTGTGTACACTTCTTCTCAGTACTCTCCTTGGCTTTACACTGCTTATCACCTACATCATGATGACTTGTGGTCTAG GATCCTGTGATGACGAGCTGGGTCTTACACTGTTGGCCAGACTCCTGAATTCTAGGAATGACACTGTAGACCCCTGTGAGGATTTCTACAAATATGCCTGTGGCAGCTGGGAAGGCAAACACTCAAGCAGAACCACAGAAGAATCACTAAATGTATTTGATGTTTTGTTGGAAGAAAACCAGTTGATCCTGAAAAGGCTTTTAG aggGCCCACAGTTTGGGATAAGAGGCTCAGCTAAGGAGAAAGCAATCCAGTTCTATCGCTCCTGCATGGATACCCAACGGATAGAATCCCAAGGAACTCAACCATTGAAGGACCTCCTAAATCAG GTTGGTGGATGGAATATCACAGGTGTGGggaaagcaaaagattttaatGAAACTCTCCAGACTCTCATGAGCAGATACAGCACCTTTCCCTTTTTCAGAGTCCACATTGGACCTAGTCCTTCTGACCTCAAGACCAATATTATTCAG ATTGATCATCCTGAGTTTGAGATGCCACCTGAGAGtaaattcaaagagaaaaattatcttGAG GTTCTCCGTGTGTATCTCTCATATTTGAAGAAACTGGGGGGCCTACTTGGAGGGCCACAGGATGGTCCCCCTGATTCATTTTCCCTTACCTTGTCCTTCATCTCTAACCTCCAGCGAGTTGTCACCCCactgcaggaaaggcagcagaggggGATGCTGTTCTTTCGCACTACCATTAGGGAGCTACAG GAAAAGGCACCTGCTATTGACTGGCTGTCATGTCTCCAGGCTGTCTTCCATCCTATGCCAATGAACCTCTCTCAGCCAATTGCAGTGCATGACATGGATTACATAAGAGGCATGTCACAGCTCATCGAACAATGGCACAAGGAAAG GGTCCCTCACATTTATATGATTCTTCATCTGGTTGGGAATCTCTCCCCAGCCCTTGACAGTCGATTCCAAGATGCACGCCTGGAGCTATCTAAGATTCTTTATGGAAAAATGGGATCTAGAATG ATCCCAGATGAGCGCTGGAGGAAGTGCTTGACTGATACCAGCTTTTTCTTTGAGCCAGTTCTAGGGCAGATGATTGTGCAAGAAATCTTCCCTCAGCAGACCAAGAAACTT GCGGAGCAGATGTTCTCTGAGATCCAAGATGCCCTCTATGGCCAACTGGATCAGTTAGAGTGGATGGATGAACAGACTCGCCAAGAGGCTAAAGTCTTG ATTTCCAGACTACAAGTGGAGATTGGCTATCCAGCTCACATACTCCAGACTGCCAAAGTGAACCTGGAATACCAGAAT TTGGAGATAAATGAAGACACTTTTTTCCTCAATGTGGTGGCTTGCTTGAAAGTACTGAGGGAAAATTCCTACTTGAAACCCCTTCAGCATCACTCACGGGATAA CTGGCATGTGTCCCCCTGGACTGTGCATTCATATTACTCAATAAGGCACCACACGGTGGTCTTTCCTGCTGGAATGTTCCGCAGCCCTTTTTTCCACATGGAGTTTCCCAG tgctgtgaaCTTTGGAGCCATCGGGGTCTTCATGGCGCATGAACTTCTTCACACATTCTATGGTTATG tgctGCCTGGGGGCTGTCCTACATGCAACAGGAGTGCACTACAGAAATCTATAGACTGCTTGGTTGAACAGTATGAAAGCTCTGGCTTTAAGGTCAATGGTACTTTTACACTGTTGGAGAATTCAGCTGATACTGGAGGGCTCGCCATTGCTTACCAG GCCTATAAGAATTGGCTGAAAAAGCACAAAGAGAAGGATTTACCTAAGATTGGACTTTCACACGACCAGCTTTTCTACCTCAGTTTTGCTCAT gCAATGTGTGGACACCAGGATCCTGAGAAACTACAGTCTTCCCCGAACACAGATCCGCACAGTCCCTTGCCACTTCGTGTCTGTGGGCCTGTCAGCAATAGCCAGGACTTTGCCAAGCACTTCCACTGTTCCAGTGGATCCCCAATGAACCCAGACAACAAGTGCCGCATCTGGTAA